In Sardina pilchardus chromosome 8, fSarPil1.1, whole genome shotgun sequence, the genomic window gttctaACAGTACTGaggtgtgtgcagggttctaacagtactgacgtgtgtgcagggttctaacagtactgacgtgtgtgcagggttctCCAGATGCAGGCGCAGGCGTGGCGGGCGATGGGCGGGTGATGAGGGAACGTCTTGAGCGCTCGGACCGCCTGGCCAACGCCGTTCAGCTCCAGAAACACCCCCGCCgacacgtctacacacacacacacacacacacacacacacacacacacacacacacacacacattagagccattcacacacacaacacatgccgacaggtcttcacacacacacacacacacacacacacacacattagagccattcacacacacaacactgacaggtctccacacaaacactcattagggccattcacacacacacacacatcagaaccattcacacacacaacacatgccgACAggtcttcacaaacacacacacacacattagagctattcacacacacaacacatgccgACAggtcttcacaaacacacacacacacacacacacattagagccattcacacacacagcatacatttCCTTCACGCTGACCTGCTCAAGataaaacacacttttgtcACATTGCTGACAAGCAACATGTTCACGTTAGATAGAATCCTATAGATCTGAAATTCTATATAGATTACACACATCTGTATGGCCCGTGTTTAATACTGTAGATACTATAGTCTAATATACAGAAGAATACTATAAAGAGATCACACACATCTGTATGGCCCGTGTTTAATACTGTAGATACTATACTCTAATATACAGAAGAGTACTaaagagatcacacacacatctgtatggCCCCAAAAATAGCAaaacactcaatcacacactccAACAACTACACAAAGCAGGCATCAGGGGAATCCCTTTCAccattacagagagagagagagagagagagagagagggagagggagggggagagatagatagagagagagagagaaagataaagagagagaaagagagagagagagagagagagagcgagggagggggagagagatatagagagagagagagagagagagagagagagagagagagggagggagggggagagagatatatagagagagagagagagagagagagagagagagagagagggctagcTTACCGTTTCCagtgaggatgaagaggaggaggaaggcttCGGCCAGCATCTCAGGTTGTCCATCGTGGACGGCCACTGCAGACAGCACACAGGACACGACgccacgctcatacacacacaccccctggaCACCACACGCCTCCCCTGAGGGCACAACACACTGcagtttagattggatatgtgtgtgtgtgtgtgtgtgtgtgtgtgtgtgtgtgtgtgtgtgcgtgtgctataGCATGCCTCCCCTGAGGGCACAACACACTGcagtttagattggatatgtgtgtgtgtgtgtgtgtgtgtgtgtgtgtgtgtgtgtgtgtgtgtgtgtgtgtatgtgtgttatagCACGCTTCCCCTGAGGGCACaacacaggagacacacagcagattatacagtatatgtgtgtgtgtgtgtgtgtgtgtgtgtgtgtgtgtgtgtgtgtgtgtgttatatagctTGCTGTGGGTAGGTATATAGTATAAATTGCATAGGCAGCATCTGAGGGCAGACTGAACATGCTCAGTTTGGATCAGCTGTCTTGTCCTTCAGAAGATAAGCCTcttaggagacacacacacatgaagatgtgctccatgatcacacacacacacacacacacacacacacatgaagatgtGCTGCATTCACAGAGCGGATGCTGCAGCAGTTAGCTTCCactatgatcacacacacacacacctgatgggtAAGTAGTCctacctgcccacacacacacacacctgatgggtAAGTAGTCctacctgcccacacacacacacacctgatgggtAAGTAGTCctacctgcccacacacacacacacacacacacacacacacctgatgggtGAGTAGTCTTacctgcgtgcacacacacacacacacacacacctgatgggtAAGTAGTCctacctgcccacacacacacacacacacacacacacacacacctgatgggtAAGTAGTCTTacctgcgtgcacacacacacacctgatgggtAAGTAGTCctacctgcccacacacacacacacacacacacacacacagctgatgggTAAGTAGTCCtacctgcctacacacacacacacacacacacacacctgatgggtAAGTAGTCTTacctgcgtgcacacacacacacacacacacacacacacacacacacacacacacacacacacacctgatgggtAAGTAGTCctacctgcccacacacacacacacacacacacacacctgatgggtAAGTAGTCctacctgcccacacacacacacacacacacacacacacacacacacctacctgatGGGTAAGTAGTCctacctgcccacacacacacacacacacacacacacacacatacacacacctgatgggTAAGTAGTCCtacctgcctacacacacacacacacacacacacacacacacacacacacacacacacacacacacacctgatgggtAAGTAGTCCtacctgcctacacacacacacacacacacctgatgggtAAGTAGTCTTAcctgcgtgcacacacgcacacacacacacacacatctgatggGTAAGTAGTCCTAcctgcgtccacacacacacacacacacacacacacacacacacacacctgatgggtAAGTAATCCTAcctgcgtccacacacacacacacacacacacacacacacctgatgggtGAATAGTCTTACctgcgtgcacaaacacacacacacacacacctgatgggtGAGTAGTCTTACctgcgtgcacaaacacacacacacacacacacacacctgatgggtGAGTAGTCTTACctgcgtgcacaaacacacacacacacacacacacacacacacacacctgatgggtGAGTAGTCTTACCTgcgtcgacacacacacacacacacacacacacacacacacacacctgatgggtGAGTAGTCTTacctgcgtgcacacacacacacctgatgggtGCGTAGCCTTACCTgcgtcgacacacacacacacacacacacacacacacctgatgggtGAGTAGTCTTACctgcgtgcacaaacacacacacacacacacacacacacctgatgggtGAGTAGTCTTACCTgcgtcgacacacacacacacacacacacacacacacctgatgggtGAGTAGTCTTacctgcgtgcacacacacacacacacacacacacacacacacacacacacacacacacacacacacacacctgatgggtGAGTAGTCTTacctgcgtgcacacacacctgcagcacttGGCAGGCTCTGAGCTGGATGGGGGCGGAGTCCTTATGGGCCATCATGGTGGAGCAGGTGGCTCTGACCACCTCATCCTGACGACCCGCCACTGTGGACACAGcacaacaggaagtgacctcgCGGCACAACAGGAAGTGCTCTTGCATGAAGGTCAGGCCAAGTGAGGTGATGATGACACATAGGGCCAGTCACATGACTACCTCATCCTGACACCCTGCCACTGTGACCTCGCAGcacaacaggaagtgacctcgCAGCACAACAGAAGTGAACTTGCAgcacaatccgtagtttataattaaGTTAGTGTtaatggaaagttataccggtaattgACAACGGCAACGGTAATGGTAGCCTTGTTAAACTTGTACAAAGTTCGCATTGGGCGAATTTcagagataaattaataacaaaagtctatcacaacttattcatgcacattgacatgcatttatgatgaatatgcacaataacttgatatagATGCCTGTgcaaatatacgatggcattaacaaaacacttgagaaatcgcatttagcctacattgcacgcgctgcttctttgcatctgctttccatctccctctacctgtttttttttttatcacaccgTCAGAAAATTTTGAATCgtccatacgcaaaggattgtgggttatttcttcacgctgaggatccatcgatgcatcctccaaaattctctgaaattctcagaacgaaggactcagtacttgctagaatttgaaagcatccttgactttggaacagtgcttgacgagatttgatgacgtaacgtccttgaaaaagtggcttggaaggaccaATCCTTGACTTGGAGAAACACCCAGGATCTGAGAGCTGCTGTCTACAGCGTTATTTGCGCACCTGTGGGTCTCACCTTGATTCTTCTCTGACGTCAGATGAGAGAGGATCTGCAGCTGAGCCGACTCCACGTCCTTATAGGCCAGCATGAAGTCTAGAACACACACGACCAGCACACGCAATCAGCTGCACAGACATGCAATGTCCATATGGAGACATCATATCAAGAGTGTTACTGTACAGATCACATCAAGAGTGTTAAAGATCACATCAAGAGTATTAAATATCATATCAAGAGTATTAAATATCATATCAAGAGTATTACTGTACAGATCACATCAAGAGTGTTAAAGATCACATCAAGAGTATTAAATATCATATCAAGAGTATTAAATATCATATCAAGAGTATTACAGTAAAGAGTATTAGAGATCACATCATGCGAGTGacgaaaagaaaatagaaacagacAAAAGTCCGACTAAAGTTCTCTCAAAAACGTTGCGTTAGTGTACATCGCGCCGCTCGCGTCGcttcagtcaggacactccaattgaaaacaatggaattaaacGGACTatatcgctaatgttcgcttGCATCGCCTCCGTTAGGACAATATGACAGCTTGATACATGAATGCAGTCCCCCCTCCAgtgaagcaggtgtgtgtgtgtgtgtgtgtgtgtgtgtgtgtgtgtgtgtgtgtgtgtgtgtgtgtgttatgcaccTAACACTTTGCTGAGGCCCTGGTGGAAAGGGGGTCCGGGGACGTCTGAGGGAAGAGTGTTCATGCGGTGCAGCGGAGCGCCACACACCAGCAGACACCTCTGCACCAGAGCATCCTTCAGCaggtccctacacacacacacacacacacacacacacacacatacagtatactgtatacagacacCTCTGCACCAGAGCATCCTTCAGCaggtccctacacacacacacacacacacacacacacacacacatatactgtatatacacacaccgcCAGACACCTCTGCACCAGAGCATCCTTCAGCAGGtccctacagtcacacacacacacacacacacacacacacacatatactgtatacacacaccaccagacacCTCTGCACTAGAGCGTCCTTCAGCaggtccctacacacacacacacacacacacacacacacacacacacacacatacatgtatatactgtatacacacaccaccagacacCTCTGCACTAGAGCATCCTTCAGCAGGTccctacagtaacacacacacacacacacacacacactagtacagtAGTAGTAGAACAGTACTCAGGGTTCTATGCTTACCACACATTAGAACAGTACTCAGGGTACTATGCTTACCACACATTCGAACAGTACTGAGGGTTCTACTCTTACCACACATTAGAACCGTACTCAGGGTTCTATGCTTACCACACATTAGAACAGTACTCAGGGTTCAATGCTTACACCAACTATGCAGTGGAACAGTATTCAGGGTTCTACTCTTACCACACATTCGAACAGTACTGAGGGTTCTACTCTTACCACACATTAGAACAGTACTCAGGGTTCAATGCTTACACCAACTATGCAGTGGAACAGTATTCAGGGTTCTATGCTTACCACACATTAGAACAGTACTCAGGGTTCTATGCTTACCACACATTGGCACTTTACTCAGGGTTCTATGCTTACACCAACTATGCAGTAGAACAGTATTCAGGGTTCTATGCTTACCACACATTGGCACGGTACTCAGGGTTGTGCTGGAACATCTTCCGCAGAACAGTGTGCAGTTCCTTACACGTGATGATGTCCAGGGCAGCCAAGGTCTGCTTCAGACTCAACAGCTGGGAGAGACAGGTCAgatgctgagagggagagagagagagagagagacgggtcagatgctgtgagagggagagagagagagagagagacaggtcagatgctgagagagggagagagagagagagagagagagacaggtcagatgctgagagagggagagagagagagagagagacaggtcagatgctgagagagggagagagagagagagacaggtcagatgctgagagagggagagagagagagagagagacaggtcagatgctgagagagggagggagagagagagagagagacaggtcagatgctgagagagggagagagagagagagagagagagagaggtcagatgctgagagaaggagagagagagagagagagagagacaggtcagatgctgagagagggaaagacaggtcAGATGTATATGTGGTGTATACGTACaaggtactgtatatgtgtatgttgtatgtgtggtgtATATGTAccctgtatatgtgtatgttgtatgtgtggtgtatacgtacactgtatatatgtgtatgttgtatgtgtggtgtatacgtacactgtatatgtgtatgttgtatgtgtggtgtATACGTGTGTGGTGTACacgtacactgtatgtgtgtatgttgtatgtgtggtGCATACgtacactgtatatgtgtatgttgtatgtgtggtGCATGCgtacactgtatatgtgtgtatgttgtatgtgtggtgtgtacgtacactgtatatgtgtatgttgtatgtgtggtGCATACgtacactgtatatgtgtatgttgtatgtgtggtgtatacgtacactgtatatgtgtatgttgtatgtgtggtGCATACgtacactgtatatgtgtatgttgtgtgtgtggtgtatacgtacactgtatatgtgtatgtgtatgttgtgtgtgtggtgtatacgtacactgtatatgtgtatgttgtatgtgtggtGCATACgcacactgtatatgtgtatgttgtgtgtgtggtgtatacgTACACTGTATAtgtggcaggtgagcaggtCGAGCAGCACGCAGCCCAGAGACCAGATGTCCGACTTGTCCGTCCACTGCTTCCTGCTCACACTCTCAGGGGACATCCAGCACCGGTCacctggtgtatgtgtgtgtgtgtgtgtgtgtgagatgtgtttacatcttgaatttccccttggggatcaatatctatctatcaataatCTATcaataatctatctatctatctatctatctccatcATGTTGACTACAGGTGTGACTCAGGGGTCTTTGTACACACCTCCAAAAATtaaaaaagtgtgtttgtgtgactgtgtgtggttgtgcagtTTATGTTGGGTATGGTCTGGCTGTTGAGTCCATGatagtgagtttgtgtgtgtgtgtgtgtgtgtgtgtggtctgctgagtccatgctagtgtgtgtgtgtgtgtgtgtgtgtgtgtgtgtgtgtgtgtggtctgtctgCTGAGtccatgctagtgtgtgtgtgtgtgtgtgtgtgcgtagtgtgtgtgtgtgtgtgtgtgtgtgtgtgtgtgtgtgtgtgtgtatggtctgcTGAGtccatgctagtgtgtgtgtgtgtgtgtgtgtgtgtgtgcgtagtgtgtgtgtgtgtgtgtgtgtgtgtgtgtgtgtgtgtgtgtgtggtctggctGCTGAGtccatgctagtgtgtgtgtgtgtgtgtgtgtgtgtgtgcatagtgtgtgcgtgcgtagtgtgtgtgtgtgtgtgtgtgtgtgtgtgtgtgcgtgcgtagtgtgtgtgtgtgtgtgtgtgtgtgtgtgtgtggtctggctGCTGAGtccatgctagtgtgtgtgtgtgtgtgtgtgtgtgtgtgtgtgtgtgtgtgtatggtctgcTGAGtccatgctagtgtgtgtgtgtgtgtgtgtgtgtgtgtggtctggctGCTGAGtccatgctagtgtgtgtgtgtgtgtgtgtgtgtgtgtgtgtgtgtgtgtgtgtgtgtgtgtgtgtgtgtgtgtgtgtgtgtgtgtgtgtggtctggctGCTGAGtccatgctagtgtgtgtgtgtgtgtgtgtggtctggctGCTGAGGCCATGCTACCCTCTTTGCTCTTGACGTTGAGCTTCATCCTGTCGCTGCTGAACGTGGCCGTGCCAAAGTCACAGATGCGGAAGCTCCGCCCCTTCACCAGGATGTTGGATGGCTTCAGGTTTCTGCACGTATAAGAATGACCAATGAAGAACTGCACGTATAAGAATGACCAATGAAGAACTGTCAGTCACACTTTATTTGTATGGTCCGCCCACAGACTATCAATAAACTATCTGCTACAATTTATAAATAAGATTAAAGTAGGAGGTCGGATTTGGTTTATAATCAAGATTAAGGTAGGAGGTCGGATTTGGTTTATGACTGAGATTAAGGTAGGATTTGGTTTATGACTGAGATTAAGGTAGGATTTGGTTTAGGTGATGTTCAGTAGAGACCTGTGGATGATCTCCTCAGTAAGCAAGAgtaaaggcccgttcacaccaagaacgataacgataacgataacgataacgataactataaacaacgacgataatgacatgaagaacgatatcgttgttgatcactttcagagcgattttgagaacgacaAAAAGCTAACAGCCTATCAGAACCCATACTATTcaagccatcacattcattaacatgaggagagacttttcttatcgacGGCCAGTGTGGacacttttatcgttatggttatagctatcgttatcgttcttggtgtgaacgggccttaacATCTCTCTAGAGACCTGTGGATGATGTGCTGCTTGTGAAGGTGGGTCAGAGCATCGGTCATCTGTCCGAGGAACGTCTCGATGACCTACACCAACACAGAGCGGGAAAATTAAACATCTCTAAACTTCTCGCTTGAACACACTTCAGGAGCTCAATGGCTACACATCTTTGCACTTGACCGCCTCAGTGACCCCACTGCCCTGCGTGGAGAAGACTTCTCCTTCAGCTGAGAATGGAGGAGAGCAGACCAGCACATGAGCTACTGTACCTGTTTCCCAAACGCCACCTTCTCATCTCGATGGTAACTGATGACGGTGGAGAGAGGGTCTGTGTACGGGCAGTCCATCACCACACTGAGGATTACTGACGATATCTACACACAATAATATGAGAGGATTACTGATGATATCTACACACAATAATATGAGAGGATTACTGACGATATCTACACACAATAATATGAGAGGATTACTGACGATACACACAATAATATGAGAGGATTACTGATGATATCTACACACAATAATATGAGAGGATTACTGACGATATCTACACACAATAATATGAGAGGATTACTGACGATATCTACACACAATAATATCAATCCATTACCACACTGAGGATTACTGACGATATCTACACACAATAATATGAGAGGATTACTGACGATATCTACACACAATACTGAGAGGATTACTGACGATATCTACACACAATAATATCAATCCATCACCACACTGAGGATTACTGACGATATCTACACACAATAATATGAGAGGATTACTGACGATATCTACACACAATAATATGAGAGGATTACTGACGATATCTACACACAATAATATCAATCCATCACCACACTGAGGATTACTGACGATATCTACACACAATAATATCAATCCATCACCAAACTGAGGATTGACGATATCTAAGGGAACATGCATTTCATAATATTAAACATCAAATGATGAAACTTGAccagagagggggtggggggcgatAAAGCAATTGGGTAGGTCAGCCTATGTGGACatttcacaccacacaccacacgttttagaaaaataggtataaaaacattatttttaatgaaaaaagaaCGACCATGGTTTCACCTCTTTATCCCAGAATATGAACATCTCTCTGAGGCGGACAATGTTCGGGTGCCTAACCTCCAGAAGGGGTAGTGCctgcagaagcacacacacacacacacacacacacacacacacacacacacacacacacacacacacacgcacacaagcacccTCAGCCTAGCCCTGGACAACTTATAaagactcaactcaactcataAAAAAGGTCATGATGCTTATTCATTCAAAGTAGCCCATAGCCTACCTCTTGAAGAGCTTCGTTGGCTCTACCGTCATCTAAACATTCAATCTGGAGCAAACGTGAAAATGGAAACATGCCATTAGGCTTGTTGTTAGCTGTCTGTAGGCTGCCATAATCATAAGGGTAGCAGCGTGGGTAGCCTAGCAGGCTGTATGATAGGCTACTACCTTCTTTAATGTAAATTCCAAACCGCTGTTTCTGTCGCTAACAAGTAATGTTGTTCCGAAAGAACCAGGGCACATCGCGTCTAAAATCTGAGAGAAGGGTAACGTTGTTAAAGTTAGTGAAACAGAGATGCGATAAGGCAGTCAACTTTACACTAGCAGCTAAAGCATAAGATGTTAGGAGCGAAACCCGCTACAGTATAGACCTAAATTGCAATAACGTTAACTTTAGCCTAAATGATCtgcgtacagtaggctatgtcacacatctacacatcgtATTGTCACTGCTGGATTGCATGCAATGTATTTACCACGTAATTCTCCATATTTCATCTCACTGTAAGAGCAGGAAAAACGTGCGCAATCAAAGCACTGGTGTTGTGTTTCGAACTGCCCTTGGAAACCATAGAACGCGTGGCTATGTGAAACACTGCGCATGCGCCCTGCATCCTTGAACAGCGCTGATGATTTGACGGAGATGCTGGAGTGGG contains:
- the LOC134089362 gene encoding serine/threonine kinase-like domain-containing protein STKLD1, producing MENYVILDAMCPGSFGTTLLVSDRNSGLEFTLKKIECLDDGRANEALQEALPLLEVRHPNIVRLREMFIFWDKEISSVILSVVMDCPYTDPLSTVISYHRDEKVAFGKQVIETFLGQMTDALTHLHKQHIIHRNLKPSNILVKGRSFRICDFGTATFSSDRMKLNVKSKEGDRCWMSPESVSRKQWTDKSDIWSLGCVLLDLLTCHIYSHLTCLSQLLSLKQTLAALDIITCKELHTVLRKMFQHNPEYRANVWDLLKDALVQRCLLVCGAPLHRMNTLPSDVPGPPFHQGLSKVLDFMLAYKDVESAQLQILSHLTSEKNQVAGRQDEVVRATCSTMMAHKDSAPIQLRACQVLQVCVHAVAVHDGQPEMLAEAFLLLFILTGNDVSAGVFLELNGVGQAVRALKTFPHHPPIARHACACIWRTLHTHELPAGVCVCVRGCVEAVCVVAETHAQDGEVMEAVCAALLAISGREPLEEKDAEDATLVLLGALRGHALRPPLVQHAHLALAHLTHSSKAACLRVLVAPGGGSGIVVMREARRPYPSDPQLIRCMVRVLAAMTEHDEVLEELIRVGAEEDLRQSAADCPADEELKMLIQRTLSRLREMEEASLS